AAGTACTATATTTATATTTATATCTTGAATTTTTAATAATACATTATCAGAAATATAAAATAATTCTTCTAAAGAAGAAAATCCTTCTTTAATCAAAATATTTATAATATATTTTTGTAATTGTAAACATTTAAAAAAAAGATTATAAATTTTTCTCATTTTTATTGTATTTTTTTTTTTAAATTCTTCAACAGTTAAAATATTTAACTTCCAACCACTTAATTTTGACGCTAATCGTACATTTTGACCATGTCGACCTATTGCTTGTGATAAATAACTAGTATCAACCAAAATATCCATGGTATAACTATCTTCATGAACAATTATATCAATCACATTAGCAGGAGCCATAGCATTGATAACAAATTGTGCAGGATTATTATTCCATAAAATAATATCTATACGTTCATCAAAAATTTCTTTAGATATTGCTTGTATTCGTGTGCCTCGAATACCTATACAAGCGCCAATAGGATCAATACAATGATCATAACTTATGACAGCTACTTTAGATCTAAACCCAGTATGACGTGCAACTGCTTTAATTTGTACTACTTTTTCTTTAACTTCTGGTATTTCTATTTTAAATAATTCAAATAAAATTTCAGGTTTTGAACGACTAATAAATAATTGTATACCTTTTTTAGGAATATGTTCATGATATAATATACCTTTAATACGATCTCCTAATTTCAAATGTTCCTTAGGAATCATATCTTTATCTTGCATCATAACTTCAATATGATCATTTAAATTTAAAATTATATATTTTTTTTTTATCGATGTTACAATACCTGTAACAATTTGATTAGGGTAATGATAAATATTATCCAATATTTTTTTCATTTCTATTTCTCTAATTTTTTTAATAATTTCCTGTTTAATAATTTGAGTAGTAAAGCGATTCAACATAACAGAATCAATTTGATCTTCTATATAATCATTTATTCTCACATATCTATTTTCAAATTGTGCTGCTTCCAAAGTAATTTCTCGGGTTGGTTTCGTCACATATAAAACTATTAACCACCTACGAAAAGTATGAAAATCACCATTCTGTCTATTGATACTAATTCGTACATCAATGTCATAAGGATATTTTTTTTTTGTCGCTATGGACAATGCAAATTCTAATATTTTAAAAATTTCTTCTCGGGACAATAGTTTTTTATTCTCTATAGATTCTACAATAGATAAAATTTCTTTATTCATTAATTAACCTGAAAAGTTAATGTTTAATATTAATTCAATTATACTAGAGATCAATAAATATAAATTATATTTTAAATAATTGCATATCATATTTATAATACTGAAAATACATATATAAACACATTTTAAAAACAAATTAATAATTTTATATATTAAAACCTCGATAATACGAGGTTTTAATTGATACTAAATTGTATATAATATATTTGAAAATAAAAAATTTTATATTAATTTAAATTATATATATTATATTTCAAAATTATATATCATAATTTTTAATAATAAAATTTCATTTTATTTACCGAGGATGGGATTTGAACCCATAAGCTATATGATATAGCACTACCTTCTCAAGATAGCGTGTTTACCTAATTTCACCACCTCGGTAAAATTGTTGCGCAATAATATAAAATTTAATACTACTTATTAAATTAATATTTATTTAATGTTAATTCATAATAATATTATTCATATTTAAGTTACATATTAACACACTCAGCAATAAAAAAATTACAATAAGAAATTTAATGATACGATTAATAATAGTATTATAATATATTGGATTAAACAATTTAACACTTTTATAAGAAGAATAAAAATCATTTTTTTTCACTGGATGTAACATAATTAATGTAACTAATGAACATGTAATAATAATAAATATTAATAAAATAAAATAATACATAATTATATAACCTTTATAAATATTAAATATAATATCAAAATATATACATTATAAAAATCATAAACTGTCATTCTATATAAAATGATATATTATTCAACATTATCATTTATTTATATTATTCCATCCAACAGGATCTTTAACTTTTTTTCTATTCATTAAATCATCGATTTGATCGGCATCAAGAGTTTCATATTTCATTAATGCATCTTTCATAGCATGTAAAATATCTAAATTTTCATTTAATAATTTTTTAGATCGATTGTAATTTCTATCAATTAATAATTTAATTTCTTCATCAATGATACGAGAAGTTTCATTAGATATATACATGGACTTCAGTGATGTATGATTAAAAAATATTTGATTATCATCATCATCATGTGAATATAATATAGGACCTAATTTTTCTGAAAAACCCCATTTTATTATCATATTACGTGCTAAACTCGTAGCTATTTTGATATCATTCATAGATCCAGTAGATATTTTTTGTACACCATATATTATTTCTTCAGCTAAACGACCACCGTATAAAGTAGATATTTGACTTTCCAATTTTTCTCGACTCACACTTACTATATCAGATTCTGGTAAGAAAAATGTTATACCTAAAGCTAATCCCCGAGGTACTA
This portion of the Buchnera aphidicola (Stegophylla sp.) genome encodes:
- the nusA gene encoding transcription termination factor NusA is translated as MNKEILSIVESIENKKLLSREEIFKILEFALSIATKKKYPYDIDVRISINRQNGDFHTFRRWLIVLYVTKPTREITLEAAQFENRYVRINDYIEDQIDSVMLNRFTTQIIKQEIIKKIREIEMKKILDNIYHYPNQIVTGIVTSIKKKYIILNLNDHIEVMMQDKDMIPKEHLKLGDRIKGILYHEHIPKKGIQLFISRSKPEILFELFKIEIPEVKEKVVQIKAVARHTGFRSKVAVISYDHCIDPIGACIGIRGTRIQAISKEIFDERIDIILWNNNPAQFVINAMAPANVIDIIVHEDSYTMDILVDTSYLSQAIGRHGQNVRLASKLSGWKLNILTVEEFKKKNTIKMRKIYNLFFKCLQLQKYIINILIKEGFSSLEELFYISDNVLLKIQDININIVLWIRKKLKKIFFNSLN
- the secG gene encoding preprotein translocase subunit SecG; amino-acid sequence: MYYFILLIFIIITCSLVTLIMLHPVKKNDFYSSYKSVKLFNPIYYNTIINRIIKFLIVIFLLLSVLICNLNMNNIIMN